A single Cucumis melo cultivar AY chromosome 4, USDA_Cmelo_AY_1.0, whole genome shotgun sequence DNA region contains:
- the LOC103503893 gene encoding auxin response factor 5 isoform X2 — MGSVEEKLKTSGGLINNTPQTNLLDEMKLLKEMQDQSGARKAINSELWHACAGPLVSLPHVGSLVYYFPQGHSEQVAVSTKRTATSQIPNYPNLPSQLMCQVQNVTLHADKDSDEIYAQMSLQPVNSEKDVFLVPDFGLRPSKHPNEFFCKTLTASDTSTHGGFSVPRRAAEKLFPPLDYTMQPPTQELIVRDLHDNTWTFRHIYRGQPKRHLLTTGWSLFVGAKRLRAGDSVLFIRDEKSQLLIGVRRANRQQTTLPSSVLSADSMHIGVLAAAAHAAANRSPFTIFYNPRACPSEFVIPLAKYRKCVYGTQLSAGMRFGMMFETEESGKRRYMGTIVGISDLDPLRWPGSKWRNLQVEWDEPGCCDKQNRVSSWEIETPESLFIFPSLTSGLKRPLHGGFLGETDWGSLVKRPMLRVPENIRGDLSYAPTLCSEPLMKMLLRPQMVNLNGTTLQQDSANNLVKIQDMKDMQNPKMQQLIPTETASPGNQNQHHPGPAQSDPISPNSSPKENVPGKMHTSVAIGSEAPTAADGDKAKYDRDLSASTHQSNPLPPVGGCAEEKLTGNEVNMQTLVNQLSFVNQNQIPMELQSVSWPMQPQLESLIQHPQPIDMPQPEYTNSNGLISSLDGDGCLINPSCLPLPGVMRSPGNLSMLGLQDSSTVFPEVLNFPLPSTGQDMWDPLNNMRFSSQTNHLVSFSHADASNLNCMANANITRDVSDESNNQSGIYSCSNLEMSNGGSTLVDHAVSSTILEDYCTLKDADFPHPSDCLAGNFSSSQDVQSQITSASLGDSQAFSRQEFHDNSAGTSSCNVDFDEGSLLQNGSWKQVVPPLRTYTKVQKAGSVGRSIDVTSFKNYDELCSAIECMFGLEGLLNDPRGSGWKLVYVDYEKDVLLIGDDPWEEFVSCVRCIRILSPSEVQQMSEEGMKLLNSAMMQGINCPMSEGGRA; from the exons ATGGGCTCTGTGGAAGAGAAGCTCAAGACATCAGGGGGTTTGATTAATAACACCCCACAAACTAACCTTCTCGACGAGATGAAGTTGTTGAAAGAAATGCAAGATCAATCAG gGGCCCGGAAGGCTATAAACTCTGAGCTGTGGCATGCTTGTGCCGGTCCTCTTGTTTCCTTGCCCCATGTGGGTAGTCTTGTTTATTACTTTCCTCAGGGACATAGTGAACAG GTGGCAGTTTCTACCAAGAGAACAGCAACCTCGCAGATTCCAAATTATCCCAATCTTCCCTCTCAGTTGATGTGCCAAGTTCAAAATGTTACCTTACAT GCTGACAAAGATTCAGATGAAATCTATGCTCAAATGAGTCTTCAACCGGTGAACTCT GAAAAAGATGTTTTCCTAGTTCCTGACTTTGGATTAAGGCCAAGTAAACACCCAAATGAGTTCTTCTGCAAAACTTTAACTGCCAGTGACACCAGCACGCACGGTGGGTTCTCAGTGCCACGCAGAGCTGCTGAAAAACTCTTTCCTCCATTG GATTACACAATGCAACCGCCAACTCAGGAGCTCATCGTTAGAGACTTGCATGACAATACCTGGACTTTTCGCCACATATACCGCG GGCAGCCGAAACGACACCTTCTCACAACTGGGTGGAGTCTATTCGTTGGAGCAAAGAGGCTTAGAGCAGGAGATTCTGTCCTTTTTATAAG GGATGAAAAGTCTCAGTTGCTTATTGGAGTGAGGCGTGCTAACCGGCAACAAACAACATTGCCATCATCGGTTCTATCTGCGGATAGTATGCATATTGGAGTTCTTGCTGCTGCGGCTCATGCTGCTGCTAATCGAAGTCCATTCACAATCTTCTACAACCCCAG GGCATGTCCTTCAGAATTTGTTATTCCTTTAGCCAAGTATCGCAAATGTGTATACGGAACTCAGCTTTCTGCAGGCATGAGGTTCGGGATGATGTTTGAAACAGAAGAGTCTGGTAAACGTCG ATATATGGGAACAATTGTTGGAATTAGCGATTTAGATCCACTTAGATGGCCAGGTTCCAAGTGGCGAAATCTTCAG GTAGAGTGGGATGAGCCAGGATGCTGCGATAAGCAGAACAGGGTTAGTTCATGGGAAATAGAAACTCCAGAAAGTCTATTCATTTTTCCTTCTCTGACTTCGGGTCTTAAACGTCCATTACACGGTGGATTCTTGG GAGAAACTGATTGGGGAAGTCTGGTGAAGAGACCAATGCTTCGTGTTCCAGAAAATATACGTGGGGATCTTTCATATGCCCCAACTTTATGCTCCGAACCACTGATGAAGATGCTACTGAGGCCTCAAATGGTTAACCTTAATGGAACCACCTTACAACAAGATTCAGCTAACAATTTAGTTAAGATACAGGACATGAAGGACATGCAGAATCCCAAAATGCAGCAGCTTATACCGACGGAAACTGCCTCTCCCGGGAATCAAAATCAGCATCATCCAGGACCTGCACAATCTGACCCTATCAGCCCAAATTCATCACCAAAAGAAAATGTACCCGGAAAAATGCACACCTCGGTGGCCATTGGAAGTGAAGCTCCAACTGCAGCTGATGGAGACAAGGCAAAATATGATCGTGACTTGTCAGCCTCAACCCATCAATCCAATCCCTTGCCCCCCGTTGGAGGTTGTGCAGAGGAAAAACTCACCGGTAATGAAGTGAATATGCAAACACTTGTAAACCAGCTTTCGTTTGTGAACCAGAATCAGATTCCCATGGAGTTGCAATCCGTATCATGGCCGATGCAGCCTCAGCTTGAATCACTAATCCAACATCCACAACCAATCGACATGCCTCAGCCTGAATATACGAATTCAAATGGTTTGATTTCATCCTTGGATGGCGATGGATGTTTGATTAACCCATCCTGTCTACCTCTTCCTGGAGTAATGAGATCACCAGGAAATCTTTCCATGTTGGGATTGCAAGACTCCTCAACAGTCTTCCCTGAGGTTCTTAATTTTCCCTTACCTTCAACAGGCCAAGACATGTGGGATCCTCTTAATAATATGAGGTTCTCATCTCAAACCAATCATCTCGTCTCATTCTCTCATGCAGACGCATCTAACCTCAACTGTATGGCCAATGCAAATATTACGAGAGATGTTTCAGATGAAAGCAACAACCAAAGTGGGATATATAGTTGTTCTAACCTTGAAATGAGTAATGGTGGAAGTACTTTGGTTGATCATGCAGTTTCAAGTACCATTCTTGAGGATTATTGTACACTGAAAGATGCTGACTTCCCACATCCTTCAGATTGCTTGGCTGGAAACTTCAGTTCGAGTCAAGATGTTCAATCTCAGATTACCTCTGCTAGTTTGGGAGATTCTCAGGCTTTCTCCCGGCAAGAATTCCATGATAATTCAGCTGGTACATCCTCATGCAATGTGGACTTTGATGAGGGCAGTCTTCTACAAAATGGTTCATGGAAGCAAGTGGTACCGCCCTTGAGAACTTACACGAAG GTCCAGAAGGCAGGATCCGTTGGGAGATCTATTGATGTCACAAGTTTTAAGAACTACGACGAACTGTGCTCTGCTAT
- the LOC103503893 gene encoding auxin response factor 5 isoform X1 encodes MGSVEEKLKTSGGLINNTPQTNLLDEMKLLKEMQDQSGARKAINSELWHACAGPLVSLPHVGSLVYYFPQGHSEQVAVSTKRTATSQIPNYPNLPSQLMCQVQNVTLHADKDSDEIYAQMSLQPVNSEKDVFLVPDFGLRPSKHPNEFFCKTLTASDTSTHGGFSVPRRAAEKLFPPLDYTMQPPTQELIVRDLHDNTWTFRHIYRGQPKRHLLTTGWSLFVGAKRLRAGDSVLFIRDEKSQLLIGVRRANRQQTTLPSSVLSADSMHIGVLAAAAHAAANRSPFTIFYNPRACPSEFVIPLAKYRKCVYGTQLSAGMRFGMMFETEESGKRRYMGTIVGISDLDPLRWPGSKWRNLQVEWDEPGCCDKQNRVSSWEIETPESLFIFPSLTSGLKRPLHGGFLAGETDWGSLVKRPMLRVPENIRGDLSYAPTLCSEPLMKMLLRPQMVNLNGTTLQQDSANNLVKIQDMKDMQNPKMQQLIPTETASPGNQNQHHPGPAQSDPISPNSSPKENVPGKMHTSVAIGSEAPTAADGDKAKYDRDLSASTHQSNPLPPVGGCAEEKLTGNEVNMQTLVNQLSFVNQNQIPMELQSVSWPMQPQLESLIQHPQPIDMPQPEYTNSNGLISSLDGDGCLINPSCLPLPGVMRSPGNLSMLGLQDSSTVFPEVLNFPLPSTGQDMWDPLNNMRFSSQTNHLVSFSHADASNLNCMANANITRDVSDESNNQSGIYSCSNLEMSNGGSTLVDHAVSSTILEDYCTLKDADFPHPSDCLAGNFSSSQDVQSQITSASLGDSQAFSRQEFHDNSAGTSSCNVDFDEGSLLQNGSWKQVVPPLRTYTKVQKAGSVGRSIDVTSFKNYDELCSAIECMFGLEGLLNDPRGSGWKLVYVDYEKDVLLIGDDPWEEFVSCVRCIRILSPSEVQQMSEEGMKLLNSAMMQGINCPMSEGGRA; translated from the exons ATGGGCTCTGTGGAAGAGAAGCTCAAGACATCAGGGGGTTTGATTAATAACACCCCACAAACTAACCTTCTCGACGAGATGAAGTTGTTGAAAGAAATGCAAGATCAATCAG gGGCCCGGAAGGCTATAAACTCTGAGCTGTGGCATGCTTGTGCCGGTCCTCTTGTTTCCTTGCCCCATGTGGGTAGTCTTGTTTATTACTTTCCTCAGGGACATAGTGAACAG GTGGCAGTTTCTACCAAGAGAACAGCAACCTCGCAGATTCCAAATTATCCCAATCTTCCCTCTCAGTTGATGTGCCAAGTTCAAAATGTTACCTTACAT GCTGACAAAGATTCAGATGAAATCTATGCTCAAATGAGTCTTCAACCGGTGAACTCT GAAAAAGATGTTTTCCTAGTTCCTGACTTTGGATTAAGGCCAAGTAAACACCCAAATGAGTTCTTCTGCAAAACTTTAACTGCCAGTGACACCAGCACGCACGGTGGGTTCTCAGTGCCACGCAGAGCTGCTGAAAAACTCTTTCCTCCATTG GATTACACAATGCAACCGCCAACTCAGGAGCTCATCGTTAGAGACTTGCATGACAATACCTGGACTTTTCGCCACATATACCGCG GGCAGCCGAAACGACACCTTCTCACAACTGGGTGGAGTCTATTCGTTGGAGCAAAGAGGCTTAGAGCAGGAGATTCTGTCCTTTTTATAAG GGATGAAAAGTCTCAGTTGCTTATTGGAGTGAGGCGTGCTAACCGGCAACAAACAACATTGCCATCATCGGTTCTATCTGCGGATAGTATGCATATTGGAGTTCTTGCTGCTGCGGCTCATGCTGCTGCTAATCGAAGTCCATTCACAATCTTCTACAACCCCAG GGCATGTCCTTCAGAATTTGTTATTCCTTTAGCCAAGTATCGCAAATGTGTATACGGAACTCAGCTTTCTGCAGGCATGAGGTTCGGGATGATGTTTGAAACAGAAGAGTCTGGTAAACGTCG ATATATGGGAACAATTGTTGGAATTAGCGATTTAGATCCACTTAGATGGCCAGGTTCCAAGTGGCGAAATCTTCAG GTAGAGTGGGATGAGCCAGGATGCTGCGATAAGCAGAACAGGGTTAGTTCATGGGAAATAGAAACTCCAGAAAGTCTATTCATTTTTCCTTCTCTGACTTCGGGTCTTAAACGTCCATTACACGGTGGATTCTTGG CAGGAGAAACTGATTGGGGAAGTCTGGTGAAGAGACCAATGCTTCGTGTTCCAGAAAATATACGTGGGGATCTTTCATATGCCCCAACTTTATGCTCCGAACCACTGATGAAGATGCTACTGAGGCCTCAAATGGTTAACCTTAATGGAACCACCTTACAACAAGATTCAGCTAACAATTTAGTTAAGATACAGGACATGAAGGACATGCAGAATCCCAAAATGCAGCAGCTTATACCGACGGAAACTGCCTCTCCCGGGAATCAAAATCAGCATCATCCAGGACCTGCACAATCTGACCCTATCAGCCCAAATTCATCACCAAAAGAAAATGTACCCGGAAAAATGCACACCTCGGTGGCCATTGGAAGTGAAGCTCCAACTGCAGCTGATGGAGACAAGGCAAAATATGATCGTGACTTGTCAGCCTCAACCCATCAATCCAATCCCTTGCCCCCCGTTGGAGGTTGTGCAGAGGAAAAACTCACCGGTAATGAAGTGAATATGCAAACACTTGTAAACCAGCTTTCGTTTGTGAACCAGAATCAGATTCCCATGGAGTTGCAATCCGTATCATGGCCGATGCAGCCTCAGCTTGAATCACTAATCCAACATCCACAACCAATCGACATGCCTCAGCCTGAATATACGAATTCAAATGGTTTGATTTCATCCTTGGATGGCGATGGATGTTTGATTAACCCATCCTGTCTACCTCTTCCTGGAGTAATGAGATCACCAGGAAATCTTTCCATGTTGGGATTGCAAGACTCCTCAACAGTCTTCCCTGAGGTTCTTAATTTTCCCTTACCTTCAACAGGCCAAGACATGTGGGATCCTCTTAATAATATGAGGTTCTCATCTCAAACCAATCATCTCGTCTCATTCTCTCATGCAGACGCATCTAACCTCAACTGTATGGCCAATGCAAATATTACGAGAGATGTTTCAGATGAAAGCAACAACCAAAGTGGGATATATAGTTGTTCTAACCTTGAAATGAGTAATGGTGGAAGTACTTTGGTTGATCATGCAGTTTCAAGTACCATTCTTGAGGATTATTGTACACTGAAAGATGCTGACTTCCCACATCCTTCAGATTGCTTGGCTGGAAACTTCAGTTCGAGTCAAGATGTTCAATCTCAGATTACCTCTGCTAGTTTGGGAGATTCTCAGGCTTTCTCCCGGCAAGAATTCCATGATAATTCAGCTGGTACATCCTCATGCAATGTGGACTTTGATGAGGGCAGTCTTCTACAAAATGGTTCATGGAAGCAAGTGGTACCGCCCTTGAGAACTTACACGAAG GTCCAGAAGGCAGGATCCGTTGGGAGATCTATTGATGTCACAAGTTTTAAGAACTACGACGAACTGTGCTCTGCTAT